One Panicum virgatum strain AP13 chromosome 9K, P.virgatum_v5, whole genome shotgun sequence genomic region harbors:
- the LOC120646681 gene encoding thaumatin-like protein 1: MGIARVFVVLLVLICIFLREGRAATFTFVNRCTGTVWPGIQSNAGSSRLDPTGFVLPPGASRAVPAPSGWSGRVWARTGCAQDGGGRMVCATGDCGSGSLECNGQNAATPATLAEFTLAGGNGDDFYDVSLVDGYNLPILIEPAGGATGATTCAAAGCTADLNARCPSELRTEGGAGCRSACDAFGKPEYCCSGAYANPNTCRPTPYSQVFKSACPKSYSYAYDDPTSTFTCGGGRDYTVTFCPVATPSVKSSGGPGATTAPPTLPGATPQMPRTAGGQQGGPDGQGVMLGDNSWLASLATGDASAAPPVPGLALRASPLAPLLLLGLLL; this comes from the exons ATGGGAATTGCAAGAGTTTTCGTCGTCCTTCTTGTTCTGATTTGCATATTCCTCAGAG AGGGGAGGGCTGCGACCTTCACGTTCGTGAACCGGTGCACGGGGACGGTGTGGCCGGGCATCCAGTCGAACGCCGGGAGCTCGAGGCTGGACCCGACGGGCTTCGTGCTGCCGCCGGGCGCGTCCCGCGCGGTGCCGGCGCCGTCGGGCTGGTCCGGCCGCGTCTGGGCGCGCACCGGCTGCgcgcaggacggcggcgggagGATGGTGTGCGCCACGGGCGACTGCGGGTCGGGCTCCCTGGAGTGCAACGGGCAGAACGCGGCGACCCCCGCGACGCTGGCCGAGTtcacgctcgccggcggcaacgGCGACGACTTCTACGACGTGAGCCTGGTGGACGGGTACAACCTGCCGATCCTGATCGAGCCCGCGGGCGGCGCGACGGGCGCGACGACgtgcgcggcggccgggtgcACGGCGGACCTGAACGCGCGGTGCCCCTCGGAGCTCCGcaccgagggcggcgccgggtgccgcagcgcctgcgacgcctTCGGCAAGCCCGAGTACTGCTGCAGCGGCGCGTACGCCAACCCCAACACCTGCCGCCCCACGCCCTACTCGCAGGTGTTCAAGTCGGCGTGCCCCAAGTCGTACAGCTACGCCTACGACGACCCCACCAGCACcttcacctgcggcggcggccgcgactaCACCGTCACCTTCTGCCCCGTCGCCACCCCGAG CGTGAAATCGTCGGGCGGGCCTGGAGCGACTACGGCGCCACCGACGCTGCCGGGGGCGACGCCGCAGATGCCGAGGACGGCGGGCGGGCAGCAAGGCGGCCCGGACGGGCAGGGCGTGATGCTGGGCGACAACTCGTGGCTCGCCAGCCTCGCCACGGGCGACGcgtcggccgcgccgccggtgccggggCTCGCGCTCcgggcctcgccgctcgcgccgctccTGCTCCTCGGGCTCCTGCTATAG
- the LOC120646680 gene encoding thaumatin-like protein 1b, translating to MARRSAHAALCSLALLLLLPAAWSATFTMTNNCGYTVWPGLLSGAGTAPLSTTGFALAHGASATVDAPASWSGRMWARTLCATDAATGKFTCATGDCGSGSVQCGGGGAAPPATLAEFTLDGSGGLDFFDVSLVDGYNVPMLIVPQGAGAAAAGSSNGSADSGKCMATGCLVDLNGACPADLRVMATASASTGAGGGGAVACRSACEAFGTPQYCCSGAYGNPNTCKPSTYSQFFKTACPRAYSYAYDDSTSTFTCAAGTSYAITFCPSTTSGKYSGENPQAAGLQPSNGSMVYLGGDQLATGDARIGAARSSPLVFAAAALAAVVLL from the exons ATGGCGCGGAGATCAGCTCATGCCGCTCTCTGCTCACTTGCTCTGCTCCTCCTGCTTCCAG CCGCGTGGTCGGCGACGTTCACGATGACCAACAACTGCGGCTACACGGTGTGGCCGGGCCTGCTGTCGGGCGCCGGCACGGCCCCGCTGTCCACGACGGGGTTCGCGCTGGCGCACGGCGCGTCGGCGACGGTGGACGCCCCCGCGAGCTGGTCGGGCCGCATGTGGGCGCGCACGCTCTGCGCCACCGACGCCGCCACGGGCAAGTTCACCTGCGCCACGGGCGACTGCGGCTCCGGCAGCGtccagtgcggcggcggcggcgccgcgccgcccgccacgcTGGCCGAGTTCACGCTCGACGGCTCCGGCGGCCTCGACTTCTTCGACGTCAGCCTCGTCGACGGGTACAATGTCCCGATGCTCATCGTCCCTcagggcgcgggcgccgccgccgccggcagcagcaACGGGTCAGCCGACTCCGGCAAGTGCATGGCAACGGGCTGCCTCGTCGACCTCAACGGCGCGTGCCCGGCCGATCTGAGGGTCATGGCCACCGCGTCGGCGTccacgggcgccggcggcggcggggccgtggcGTGCCGCAGCGCATGCGAGGCGTTCGGGACGCCGCAGTACTGCTGCAGCGGCGCCTACGGCAACCCCAACACGTGCAAACCGTCAACCTACTCCCAGTTCTTCAAGACGGCGTGCCCGCGCGCCTACAGCTACGCCTACGACGACTCCACCTCCACCTTCACCTGCGCCGCCGGCACCAGCTACGCCATCACCTTCTGCCCGAGCACCACCAG CGGGAAGTACTCCGGCGAGAACCCGCAGGCCGCGGGCTTGCAGCCCTCGAACGGCAGCATGGTCTACCTCGGCGGCGATCAGCTCGCCACCGGCGACGCCCGCATCGGCGCCGCCCGTTCCTCGCCGCTCGtcttcgcggccgccgccctcgccgccgtcgtgctgCTCTGA